Below is a window of Mycolicibacterium chitae DNA.
GAGGCGAACCTGCTCGAGGAGTTGGCCGACGACGTCAACGCCATGTTGTTGCTGCCGGTGGACGTGCCGGTGAACGGTCGGCAGTGCGATGAGGCGAATGCGTACTGGAGCCCCAGCGAGCAGGCGATGACCATTTGTTACGAGGATGCCGAACTCAGCGAGCGCATCTTCGAGGAGGCAGGGGAGGAGGACCCGCTGGCGGCGACCCTCGGTGCCGAGCGCGCGACTTTCTATCACGAGCTGGGGCACGCGGTGATCGACCTGTACGACCTGCCCTTCACCGGCCGTGAGGAGGACGTCGCCGATCAGCTGGCCGCCGTGTTGTTGCTGGGGGCCGGTGACGACGGGACGGCGGACCCGGAGAACGTCGAGGCCGCGCAGGCCTACGCGCTGATGTTCCAAGGGTACAGCGAGCAGGACGGCGGCGGCGCCGAGGAGTTCCCGTTCTGGGATGTCCACGAGTACGACCTGGCCCGGATGTACAACTTCCAGTGCTGGATCTACGGGTCGGATCCCGAGAACAACGCATTCATGGTCGACGACGGTTTCGTGCCCGACGAGCGCGCGGATTCCTGCGAGGGCGAGTTCGACCGGATGTCGAGGGCCTGGTACGAGATGCTGGAGCCGCACCTGCGCGACGAGTGACGCGCGGGGTACAGGCTCAGACGCAGCCCAGCGTGCACACGTCGGCCGGTGGGGCGTGTTCGAGGTCCAGGGCGCCGTCCGGTTGCTGCTGGGTCAGGTCGAGATCGTGTTCGAGCTCCGGCATCATCGGCACCATGCTGCACACGAATCCCAATGGTCCCTCGCAGGGTGGCGGACCGTTTGGGTCCGCGGTGGCGGGGGAACTGAGGAAGAGAGCGCCGGCCGCGGCGACGGCTCCCAAAGCGATGATTTTGCCGACGGGGCGCATGAGGTTGACGATACGCAATCGCCAATCCCTTCTAGGCTGCAAGCTGCTAATCACACGCGTGTGATTTTATCCCCACTGTGTACAACTCCTGTGGATAACTGACATCGGTGCAGTTCATCCGATGAAGTCGACGACAGCGGCCGCGACCTCGCGGTGCACGGACTCGTTGAGGACGTCGTGGCGGGCGCCCGGAAATTCGCGATACTGCAGGGCGTCGATCTGCTCGGCGTAGGCCTGGACGGCGCCGGGCGCGGCGATGGGATCCGCGCCGCCGTGCAGGGCCAGCGTCGGTACCGTCAGCGCCCCGAGTTCGGCGCCCATCCGGTCCCAGGCCGCGTCGAGTTCGCGGGCCAGGGCCGCGCCGTCGGCGTCGACGAAAGCCAGCGGGTCGTGCGCGAGCGCGTCGAGGTAGAACGGATCGCTGGACAGCCACGACGGGTCCAGGCTCAGCGAGGTGTCCGGGTCCAGCATCGCGCGGATGGGCACCAGCGGGGCCCCGGAGATGATGCCGGCGCGGTAGCGCCGCGGGTCGGCCAGCAATCGGAACAGCGTCACCAACGAGCCGAACGAGTGGCCTTGCGCGATCAGCGGGATGCCCGGCCGGTGCTCCGCGGCGAGTTCGGTGAGGGTGTCGGCGAGCCCGGAACTCAGCGCCATCGAGCCGAAGTCGCCGCGTTCGCCGCCGGTCAGGCCGTGGCCGTACTGATCGACCGCCCACAGGTCGATGTCGGCGGCGTTCAACGCGAAGCCGTAGCGGTGGTAGAGGCCAGTATGTTCGCCGAAGCCGTGCAGCAGGATCACCGCGGCTCGGGGGTTGGCCGCCGGCCAGTGCCGATAGTAGACGGGACCGCGGTCGGTGTCGAAGACGGGCATGGCCGCGATGGTATAGAAGCCGCGCGGTTGCCGCGGAAAAGGTGAATTGCGGGCTGCGTTGTGGCCCATACCATTTGTGAATGACCGACCTTGAGGTGCAGCTCGGCGGGCTGCGTGCGCTCGCGGGGCGCTCCGATGCTGCCGCCGAAACGTTGGCCGGCGGTGTGGGTCCCCGGGACGACTGCCCTGCCCACCAGCCGAGCGGCGCGGCGGTCTCGGCGGTGCAGGCCGCGGTCGAGGCGATGGCCGGGCGGTTGTCCACACGTGCCGCCGCGTCGGCGGTCAAGGTCGACGATGCGGCCACGAGCTTCGGTGAGCAGGAACGTGATTCGGCGGCGCGGATCGCCGCGACCCGCCCCACGACCTATCGGTAGATGGCCAGCACCGCCACCGCGTTGCCGACCCGATCCCAGATCGAGGCCTGGGAGACCGCGCACCTGAGCGCGGCCGCACGCCGCTGGACCTCGACGGCCGAGTCATGGGACCGGACCTTCGAAGCGCTCCATCAGGAAGCGCTGGCCCCGGGCGGCACCCAGTTCGACGGCGCGACCGCGGCCGCCACCCGGCAGCGGACCCTGTCGGACAAGCTCACCGTCATCCGCA
It encodes the following:
- a CDS encoding alpha/beta fold hydrolase, yielding MPVFDTDRGPVYYRHWPAANPRAAVILLHGFGEHTGLYHRYGFALNAADIDLWAVDQYGHGLTGGERGDFGSMALSSGLADTLTELAAEHRPGIPLIAQGHSFGSLVTLFRLLADPRRYRAGIISGAPLVPIRAMLDPDTSLSLDPSWLSSDPFYLDALAHDPLAFVDADGAALARELDAAWDRMGAELGALTVPTLALHGGADPIAAPGAVQAYAEQIDALQYREFPGARHDVLNESVHREVAAAVVDFIG
- a CDS encoding DUF4344 domain-containing metallopeptidase, giving the protein MFSARCSVALAALVAALVAVVGCGGGQAESVGLPDPEPERTERVVVPNVPTETGEMFVVYEDAESPEAVRGRELLTEANLLEELADDVNAMLLLPVDVPVNGRQCDEANAYWSPSEQAMTICYEDAELSERIFEEAGEEDPLAATLGAERATFYHELGHAVIDLYDLPFTGREEDVADQLAAVLLLGAGDDGTADPENVEAAQAYALMFQGYSEQDGGGAEEFPFWDVHEYDLARMYNFQCWIYGSDPENNAFMVDDGFVPDERADSCEGEFDRMSRAWYEMLEPHLRDE